From the Saccharomonospora marina XMU15 genome, the window CCCACCGTGCAGTCGATCATCACATCCGCGAACCCCGCGTCGTTGCCACCCACCGAAACGGTGACCAGTGTGGCGGTCGAATCCAGCGAGGCCGCCTGTTCCAGCACGTCGGAGGTGCGCGCACCGGAACACGCGAGGAAGTCGAAGTCCGCGACCTGGTGCGAATCCGCCCACAGCCGCGGATAGGCGTTGGCACTGCGCTTGCAGTTGCCCGAGTCTCCGTAGGAACCCGCTCCGACTCCGGAGGAGTAGGAGTCGCCGAGGGCGACGTAGTTGACGGCGGGAGCGGCACCCGCCGGGAAGGCCGCGCCCACGAGGGCAAGCGCGGTGATCAGTGATAACCAGAGGGACCGACGAGCACGCACCGACATGGGCACTCCTTCGTCAATTGTTGGCCGAAGGAAGCTTTACCAGGTGCAACGCTCACGAAGAAGCGGACAAGCCGGGCGTTACCCGACCGGTCCACACCAGAAGTCGGTATCGACGTTAGCGTCCGCTAACCCCGCCCGCGTAGAATTCCTGTGGTGTCCTCCCGACCCACCCCGCTCAGCCGCGGCGAGAAGGCCGGCCGCCGCGACCAGATCCTCGCCGCGGCCTCCGAACTGTTCGCCAGGCACGGCTTCCACGGTGTGGGAATCGACGAGATCGGCGCGGCGGTGGGGATCTCCGGGCCCGCGCTGTATCGACACTTCCGCAGCAAGGACGCGATGCTCGGGGAGATGCTGACGTCGATAAGCAGGTACCTGCTCGACGGCGGCACCGCTCGCGCGGCCGAGGGCGGCGACCCCGACGAGGTGCTGGCCCGGCTGGTGCGGTTCCACGTGAACTTCGCGCTCACCCAACCCGCACTGATCACGGTGCAGGAACGCAACCTCGGCAACCTCACCGACAGCGACCGCAGGCAGGTCAGGGCACTGCAGCGGCGCTACGTCGAGGTGTGGGTGCGGGCGCTACGGGCCGCGGTGGCGCACCTGGACGAGACCCGCGCGAGATCGGCCGCCCACGCGGTGTTCGGGCTGATGAACTCCACCCCGCACAGCAGGCACCTGCCCGACGAGGACCTGGCCGCGCTGCTCGAACGGCTGGCACTGGGCGCGCTGTACGCGGCGAAGTGACGATCACCCTGCCGGACGGCAGCGACCGGGGTGGCCCTGGTGTTGGATGGGCACGTGCACGCGGACCGCAGCGAGGACGAGCGACGTGAGCTCGTCAGAAGGACACAGCTGGCGTTGCTGGCCATGCGACTCGGCGACGACACCGGGGCGCTCGACGCGCTCACCTGGGACGAATCAGGTGAACGTGGCGATGCCCGTGAACTCATGCTGTTGCTGTTCGGCGCGTGCAGCGAACTGGTGGCGACGCTCGGCGACGGCGGCACAGCACCGGTGAAGGTGCAGGTGTTCGACGAAACCGGCGAGGAGGTCTCCATCGACGACGCCGATCCACCCGTGCGCACGGCCGTGCGCACCCTGCTCGCCCAGGTGCACGGCAACCAGGAGGCCGCGCGAGAGCAGGTGGAGATCGCGATGGCGAGCGCCGCACCGAACGAAGTGGACAGTCTGCTGTTACAGGCGCTGCGGTGGACGGCGCGACTGTCGGCCGAATGCCTCGAGCGCGGCCTTCCGGTGCCCGGCTGGATCGCCGACACTCCCACCGGCTGAGCCGATGATCTCCGTGCGTAGCGTCGTCGACCGGGTCGGGCCGACACTGTTGCGTGCCGTGCGACTTCCCGCCGACTGCCCCGCCGTGTCCGACGTCGTGATCGCCGAACCCGGAACGAGCCAGCTCGCAGCGGGAGACCTCGTGCTGGGCGTGGCCGCCGGTGACGTGAACGCCTCGGTGGAACTCGTGCGCGCCTGCGCGCGAAAGGGCGCCGCCGCGGTGCTGCTCAAACCGCCGCAGGCCAGCGAACCCGCCGTTCGCCGAGCCGCCGACGCGGCGGGTACCGGCCTCGTGGAGGTACACGCCGCGACGTCATGGGCACAGTTGGTGTGGCTGCTGCGGACCGTGCTGGACGCGATCGCCGACGAGACCGACGCGCTGGAGACCCACGACGATCCCGCGGCGAGCGACCTGTTCCGGCTCGCCGACGCCGTAGCGTCCGTTGTGGACGCACCGGTGACCATCGAGGACACCAACTCAAGGGTGCTCGCCTACTCCGCACGGCAGGACGTCACCGACCCGGCCAGGGTCGCCACCATCATGGGCAGGCGCATCCCCGACGACGTACTCGCCCGGTTTCGCTCACGTGGCGTGTTCCGCGAGCTTTCCCGAGGTCGGCAGACCATCTTCGTACCCGCGCAGCACGACGGAACGCTGCCGAGGCTCATCGTGCCGATCCGGATGGGCGGCGAGTTGCTCGGCTCGATGTGGGCGGTCGTGCCTGGGCCGGTAGCCGACGAGCGGGCGGCCGCCTTCGCCGACACCGCGCCCGTGGTCGCGCTTCACCTGCTGCGCCGCAGGGCCCACGCCGACATGCGGCGGCGGGCGTCCGCCGAGTTGCTGCGCGCACTGCTCGGCGGCGAGGTCAGCGCGCGAGAGGCCGCCGCGGAGTTGGACCTCGAAGCCGTACCGCACCGCGTCGTCGCCGTGGAGACCGCGGGCGAGGATCCCCTCGACGGTGAAGGGCTGCGGCTGGCCCTGCTCGAACGCCTCACCCGAGGCATAGGGCGGGGGCCGGTCGGAACCCAAAGCGGTGGCCTGGTCTACCTGGTGGTGCCCGACGGCACCGGCCGGGGATCGTGGGCGCGGCTACGCACCGCGCTCGCCGAGGTGCCCACCGGCCGCGGCGCCGGTGAACTGCGAGCGGCGGCGGGCAGCGCCCGCGAACTCGACGAGTTGGCGCGGTCGAGAGCCGAGGCCGAGGAGACACTCGGCCTGCTGCGCTCCGGCGTGCTGCCCGGCGGCCTCGCCTGCTTCGACGAGGTGTGGCCGTCGCTGGTGCTGCACAGAGCCGCCGGCGCGGCGGGTCAGGCCAGGGTCGGCGAACTGGGCCCGCTGCCGCTGCTGTGTGAGCACGACGCGACGAACGGCACCGACTTCGTGAGCACGCTCTACGAGTGGTTGCGCTATCCCGGGCAGCCCCGCCTCGCCGCCGGTGCGCTGGCCATCCACCCCAACACCCTGCGCTACCGCATGCGCAGGCTGCTGGAACTGGTGCCGCTGGACCTGGACGACCCGGACGTGCGGCTGGCGTTGCTCAGCCAACTCGTCGCTGCACGCTGGGCGTAGCGCTTCCGCACCACCGCGGCCGGTTGTGCTGCCGCGACCACCGCAATGACCGACCATTGTCGTGCGCCCACGATGACACCGCCGTACGGGTGGTTCACCGTGGTCAGCGGCACCTAAGACAGTCGGCAGGAGGCAGTCGTGCGCATCGCCGTCCCCCGAGAGATCAAGAAGCACGAGTACCGCGTGGCCATCACACCGGCGGGAGTGCACGAGTTGACCCGGCTCGGGCACGACGTCCTCATCGAGACCGGCGCGGGCACCGGTTCCGCGATCACCGACGAGGAGTTCGTCACGGCAGGCGCCAAGATCATCGCCACGGCGGAGGAGACCTGGGCCGAGGGTGACATCGTGCTGAAGGTCAAGGAACCCGTCGCCGCCGAGTACGGCCTGCTGCGCCGCGACCTGGTGCTGTTCACCTACCTGCATCTGGCCGCCGACCGCCCGCTCACCGAAGCGCTGCTGGCTGCGGGCACCACGGCGATCGCGTACGAGACGGTGCAGACCGACGACGGGGCGCTGCCGTTGCTCGCGCCCATGTCGGAGGTCGCGGGCAGGCTCGCTCCGCAGGTCGGAGCGCACGCGCTGCTCAAGCCGAGCGGCGGGAGGGGAGTACTGCCCGGTGGGGTTCCCGGTGTGCACCCCGCCAGGGTGGTGGTGATCGGCGGCGGCGTGGCCGGGTTGAACGCCGCGCGGATCGCCTCCGGCCTCGGCGCGGATGTGGAGGTACTGGACACCAACCCGCAGCGGCTGCGCCAGATAGACCACGACTTCGCTGGCCGCATCCGCACCGTCGCCTCCAACGCACTCGCCCTCGAGCACGCGGTGCTGGAGGCCGACCTGGTGATCGGTGCCGTGCTCGTGCCGGGAGCGAAGGCACCCAAGCTGGTCTCGCACGAACTCGTCGCGCGGATGCGGCCGGGCAGCGTGCTGGTGGACGTCTCCATCGACCAGGGCGGCTGCTTCGCCGACTCGCGGCCCACGACCCACGACGAGCCGACCTATCGGGTGAACGACTCGGTGTTCTACTGCGTCGCCAACATGCCCGGCGCGGTGCCGAGAACCTCGACCTACGCCCTCACCAACGTCACGCTGCCCTACGTGCTGCGGCTGGCGGAACAGGGTTGGCGTGCGGCTTCGCGATCCGATCCGACCCTGGCGCGGGGGCTCAACACCCACGCGGGCGCGTTGACCAACGAGCCGGTGGCTTCCGCACACGGCCTGCCGCACAGCGAATTCGAACTCTGAGTGACGCTGCGAAACGCAGCGTCGGACATGAAGGGGCGGCCCGCTCAACCAGCCTGGGGGTCACCGGGAGCGGGCCGCCACCTACGAGTCTAGGTAATAACTCGCGACTTCGCTCGTCGGGGCACGGTGAGTCGCCGAAAATGATTCCTCACCGGGCCGCACGCCGGCAGGCAGCCCGGCGTCGGCGCAGCTCAGTCAGTTCGACCGCAGCGATAGTGATCTTCGTCGCGGCGGCGCACGCGACGGAACCCGAGGCCCTCCCCCTCCGTCCAACGAGGCCGTACGGCAGGATGGCAGCGCCACAGCGCAGACACCGAGGGGAACGAGGGCAGCATGCACGACGGCAGTGGCCGCATCGCGGTGCAGAACCTCACCAAACAGTTCGGACCCGTGACAGCGGTCGCGAACCTGAGCTTCACCGTCGAGCCGGGCTCGGTCACCGGCTTTCTCGGCCCGAACGGGGCCGGTAAGACCACGACCCTGCGGATGCTGCTCGGGCTCGTGACACCGACGGCAGGCGCGGCCACCATCAACGGCAGGCCGCACCATCAACTGGGCAACCCGGCCAGGATCGTGGGTTCGGTACTGGAGAACGAGGGCTTCCATCCCAAGCGGACGGCACGCAATCACCTGCGGGTGTACGCCGCGGCGATCGGCGTTCCCGACCAGCGGGTCGACGAGTTGCTCGCGCTGGTCGGCCTCACGCCCGCGGCGGAACGAAAGGCGGGCGAGTTCTCACTCGGTATGAGGCAGCGGCTGGCGTTGGCGACCGCGTTGCTGGGCGACCCGCAGGTGCTGGTGCTCGACGAACCGTCCAACGGTCTCGACCCCGAGGGCATCGCCTGGCTTCGGTCCTTCCTGCGCTCGTTCGCCCAGCAGGGCCGCACCGTGCTGGTGTCCAGCCACCTGCTTTCGGAGGTCGAGCAGACCATCGACCAGGTTGTGATCATCAGCGCGGGAATGACCAGGTACTACGGCCCGCTCGAGCAGCTTCGCAACAGCCAGCAGGCCAGGGTGCTGGTACAGCCTGCCGACGCCACCGGTCTGGTGAGCGCGCTGCAGCAGGCGGGCGTCACCCAGGTGGAGCCGACGCCCGACGGCCGGGTGGCGGTCTCGGGTGCGACCGTGCAGCAGATCGGCGACATCGCAGCCAAGGCCGGTATCGCGGTGTACGGGATGCAGGAGGAGAAGGCCGACCTGGAGCAGCTGTTCTTCCAGCTCACCAACCCGCAGTACGGGGCGGCGGCGTACGGCCAGCAGCAGGTCCCGCAGCAGCACGGCGGCTGGGGTCCGCCGCCGACGGCCCCGGCGCCACCCTCACCCCCGATGGGCTACCAGCAGCCGCAGCAACCGGGATACCAGCCACAGCAGCCGAACCAGGGCTGGGGAGGACAGCAGCAGTGATGGGAAACCTGATCAAGGCCGAGATGCGCAAGATCCTCACCACCAAGAGCTGGTGGGCGCTGCTGATCCCGGCGTTCGCGTTCGCCTTCCTGTTCTCGCTCGGCTGGGGCGCGATCACCAACGACATCAACGACTACCTCGGCAGTACCGACGCCCAGGAGTTGGCGAGCCTGGTCGGCATCGAACTCGGAGCCCTCCCCGTCGGGCTGCTCTCACTGGCCCACGGCATCAACATCGGCGCGTTCTTCCCTGTCATCTTCGGAGTGTTCGCGCTGGCGGGCGAGTACACCAAGAAGACGATCACCACGACGTTCCTGACCGCTCCCACCAGAGGCTCCGCCCTCACCGCGAAGATGCTCACCTACATCGGCTGGGGCGCTCTCTACGGCGTCGTGGTGGTTGCCGCCGCCAGCCTCGGCACGCTGCTCACCGTGGACGACCGCGGCCTGCCCTCCGCGGGGCAGTGGTTCGGCGTGCTCGGCGCAGGCATCCTCGCCACCACGCTGGCCACGCTGTTCGGCATCGGGGTCGGCGCCGTGTGGAACAGCGTCACCGGCCCGACCGTCACTCTGGCAATCTGGATGCTGGTAGTGGAGAACGTCCTGGTGTTCGTCAGCTTCGGCTGGTTCGGGATCCG encodes:
- a CDS encoding SACE_7040 family transcriptional regulator; translation: MSSRPTPLSRGEKAGRRDQILAAASELFARHGFHGVGIDEIGAAVGISGPALYRHFRSKDAMLGEMLTSISRYLLDGGTARAAEGGDPDEVLARLVRFHVNFALTQPALITVQERNLGNLTDSDRRQVRALQRRYVEVWVRALRAAVAHLDETRARSAAHAVFGLMNSTPHSRHLPDEDLAALLERLALGALYAAK
- a CDS encoding helix-turn-helix domain-containing protein, yielding MISVRSVVDRVGPTLLRAVRLPADCPAVSDVVIAEPGTSQLAAGDLVLGVAAGDVNASVELVRACARKGAAAVLLKPPQASEPAVRRAADAAGTGLVEVHAATSWAQLVWLLRTVLDAIADETDALETHDDPAASDLFRLADAVASVVDAPVTIEDTNSRVLAYSARQDVTDPARVATIMGRRIPDDVLARFRSRGVFRELSRGRQTIFVPAQHDGTLPRLIVPIRMGGELLGSMWAVVPGPVADERAAAFADTAPVVALHLLRRRAHADMRRRASAELLRALLGGEVSAREAAAELDLEAVPHRVVAVETAGEDPLDGEGLRLALLERLTRGIGRGPVGTQSGGLVYLVVPDGTGRGSWARLRTALAEVPTGRGAGELRAAAGSARELDELARSRAEAEETLGLLRSGVLPGGLACFDEVWPSLVLHRAAGAAGQARVGELGPLPLLCEHDATNGTDFVSTLYEWLRYPGQPRLAAGALAIHPNTLRYRMRRLLELVPLDLDDPDVRLALLSQLVAARWA
- the ald gene encoding alanine dehydrogenase yields the protein MRIAVPREIKKHEYRVAITPAGVHELTRLGHDVLIETGAGTGSAITDEEFVTAGAKIIATAEETWAEGDIVLKVKEPVAAEYGLLRRDLVLFTYLHLAADRPLTEALLAAGTTAIAYETVQTDDGALPLLAPMSEVAGRLAPQVGAHALLKPSGGRGVLPGGVPGVHPARVVVIGGGVAGLNAARIASGLGADVEVLDTNPQRLRQIDHDFAGRIRTVASNALALEHAVLEADLVIGAVLVPGAKAPKLVSHELVARMRPGSVLVDVSIDQGGCFADSRPTTHDEPTYRVNDSVFYCVANMPGAVPRTSTYALTNVTLPYVLRLAEQGWRAASRSDPTLARGLNTHAGALTNEPVASAHGLPHSEFEL
- a CDS encoding ABC transporter ATP-binding protein, coding for MHDGSGRIAVQNLTKQFGPVTAVANLSFTVEPGSVTGFLGPNGAGKTTTLRMLLGLVTPTAGAATINGRPHHQLGNPARIVGSVLENEGFHPKRTARNHLRVYAAAIGVPDQRVDELLALVGLTPAAERKAGEFSLGMRQRLALATALLGDPQVLVLDEPSNGLDPEGIAWLRSFLRSFAQQGRTVLVSSHLLSEVEQTIDQVVIISAGMTRYYGPLEQLRNSQQARVLVQPADATGLVSALQQAGVTQVEPTPDGRVAVSGATVQQIGDIAAKAGIAVYGMQEEKADLEQLFFQLTNPQYGAAAYGQQQVPQQHGGWGPPPTAPAPPSPPMGYQQPQQPGYQPQQPNQGWGGQQQ
- a CDS encoding ABC transporter permease subunit, with translation MGNLIKAEMRKILTTKSWWALLIPAFAFAFLFSLGWGAITNDINDYLGSTDAQELASLVGIELGALPVGLLSLAHGINIGAFFPVIFGVFALAGEYTKKTITTTFLTAPTRGSALTAKMLTYIGWGALYGVVVVAAASLGTLLTVDDRGLPSAGQWFGVLGAGILATTLATLFGIGVGAVWNSVTGPTVTLAIWMLVVENVLVFVSFGWFGIRWLGGLLPNGTLNGIVGAIGAEAFGAAGLSVPDQIDKDFQWLMQYTAGAPGAFSWWLSALIFFAWTMVFFLAGWAANQRRDIT